TCGCAGACCACGGCCTTGCCACCGAAATGCTTGCACAGACCATGTACGTCGATCGCCAACGCGGAACGGCTCATGTCTCCCCATTTGCCCGTCGCCTCATCGCCCATGTCCGGCGTCACTGCAGCACCACATCCACGGGCTGGCCAGGATGCAGTTTTTCCGCGTCCGTCGTCTCAGGCCGGGCTTCCACCAGAAATACCAGTTTGCTGCGGTTTTCCTTGCTGTAAATGACAGGCGGCGTGTATTCGGCCTGGGGAGAGATATAGCTGATGTGGGCGGGAAAAGGTTTGCCGCAACCATCGCAGTGCAGGCTCACACGCTGGCCCGGCTTGAGGGTGCCAACGATGGCTTCCGGCACAAAGAAACGCACTTTCAGATTGGCGGGCGGCAGCAGCGCCACCACCGGGCTGCCCGCGTTGACCCACTCGCCTGTGACGTAATAGGTATCGTGCACCCGCCCTGCCACCGGTGTTCGTACCGATTTCTGATCCAGGCGCCACTGGGCCTGTGCCACGGCCGCGCGTGCCGCCGCCACCTCTGCCGCCGCGGCGCGAATCTCATCGCTGCGCGCGCCTTGACGCGCCAGCCGCAACTGGGCTTCGATTTCATTCAACCGTGCCCGATCCGCATCGCGCGCCGCACGCAGTTGGTCAAGCCGATCCGCTGCGACGAAGCCCTTGTTCGCGAGTCCTGCTTCACGTATCAGCCGCGTCTCGGACAAGCGCAGCGCAGCCTGGACTTGCGTGCGCTGGGCCGTGAGAGCCTCCACCTCCTCGGGTCGGCGTCCCTTGCGCAGATTGGCCAAACGTGCCTCAGCGGCAGCGAGTCGCTGTTTCGTCTCGCGAAGGGCAGCTGCTTCGTTTTCCTGTTCCAGTTGAAACAGCAGGTCGCCTGCCGCAACGGTGTCGCCGCGCCCCACGGCAAGCACGGCGAGCTCACCGGCGAAGGGCGCTGCCACGCGGACGAATTCGCCCTCCGCATAGCCCTGATAACTCGCCGGTCCCGCACGACCACATGCAGTCAAGGCAAGCAAACAAAGCACGAGCGCAGCACGCATGGCAGACCTTTATCTCGAAAGGACTCGATTATAGCCCCCTCAAACATTCTGCCCGATGGCAAGTACTGAATGTACCCTGCATCACGTTTAGCCGCTTCTCGCTCACACCCAACACCACGTGGCGAAGGCCCATGGGACTGTACATGGCCTGCAAACTCATGCGCAGGATGTCGTTGCGCTTGACATCGTCGTTGACAGAGAGTTTTGCTGATCTCCTCCCTGCTTCCCGCAGCACCTCCGCCAGCGTCTTGCCTTGAACGTATTCGAACGCGAGATTGCAAGCCTTGAGTCGTGGACTCGGGTCGGACGACGAATGCATACCCGTCGCCCACCTCGAGGCACCAACGCATTCCCAGGATCAGGCGATGATTTCCACCGGCGTACCAGGCTCCACTCGATCGAACAGCTCGATGATGTCCCGGTTGCGCATGCGGATGCAGCCACGGGAGCCCGGCACCCCCATGGGCACCTCGTCCGGACTGCCGTGGATGTAGATGTAGCGGCGCATGGTATCCACCGCGCCGAGGCGATTGAAGCCAGGCTCACAGCCAGACAGCCAGAGGATGCGCGTGAGGATCCAGTCTCGACCTGGATATTGTGCGGCCAGTGCTGGCGTGTAAATTTCGCCCGTGGGTCGGCGCCGCACGAATACCGTGTTCTCGGGCTGGCCCGCGCCGATCTTGGCGCGGATGATGTGCTGCCCGCGCGGTGTGCGGAAGCTACCTTCACGCTCGCCCGGCCCGTTCGCCGCAGTCGAAACGGCGTAGCGGGCCACTAGCCGCTCCGTATCGTCCAAGAGCTCAAGGGTCTGCGTGGCGAGATGGATTCTAATTTTCATCGACGATGGATTTCTTGCGCCGCTCGGCGAAAAAACGCGACAGCATCTCGCCGCATGCTACGGCAAGCACGCCTTCCGTCACTGCCGTGTGATGGTTGAGCCGCCGTTCATCGAATAAGTCCACCACGCTGCCGTGAGCACCCGTCTTGGGATCGCGCGCGCCATAGATCACCCGCGCAATGCGCGCGTGCAGAATGGCGCCCGCACACATGGCACAAGGTTCCAGCGTCACATAGAGCTGGCAGCCGGTGAGGCGATAGTTTCCCAGACGCCGGGCCGCATCACGCAGAGCCACGATCTCGGCGTGGGCAGTTGGATCGTGGGTGGAAATGGGACAATTGTAGCCGCGCCCGATGATCACCCCGTCGCGCACTACGATGGCGCCCACCGGCACCTCGTCCGCCTCCCACGCGCGGCGGGCTTCATCCAACGCCTCCCGCATGAAGATCTCGTCCTGTGCCTCAATCGGCCCGCCGCCAGCCTTTTCCATGCCGCACCACTTCGTACTTCGCCCAGTGGGCAAACTCGCTACGCGTCATCACGCCACTCGTCCTCGCACGCCCTCCTGCCACCACCTTGTAGATCACCTGATCACGCGCCGGATCGCCAGTATGACTCGCATCCACTACCTCGCGTATCTCCCAGGCGTCCCCTTGCTGGCCATTGCTGTAAGCGCGCCCAACGTGGATGTCGGCCGGCGCCAGATGACGACGCTCGGCGCGCCCCGTGGCGATGGCGTAGATGCGTAGCAAATCCTCCTCGCTCACATCCACGAAAGAATCGAGCTGACTCAAGGCATACACGAAATCCTCATGCTCGATGGGCCGGTAGGCCGCCTCGCCCACCGGCGCCGGACGCCGTGCCAGCGCCGCAGGATAACGCCGCCACGGGAAAGGATAGTTGAAGGCGACCGCGATCAAGAAAATCAATACCACGTTGAGCAGCACCGGGGTCAGGACATACTGATAGCCCAGGGCATGTACCGCCGGCCCACCCAGTACTGCCGTCAGCGCAGTCGCCCCACCAGGCGGATGGATGCAGCGCAAGTAATACATCGCGCCTACCGCCAGCCCAGCCGCAAGCGCCATCGCCAGCCAGGGCGAACCCACATGCCGCGCGCAAGTTACACCAACCAGGGCGGATACCAGGTGACCACCGATGAGTGGCCAAGGCTGGGAAAGCGGCCCGTGGGGTACCGCGAACAGAAGTACGGCAGACGCCCCCATGGACGCCACCAAGAACACGGCGCTTGCGCCACCCAAGAGGGCGTGGCTGATCAGTACCACTCCCAGAATGCCGAAGAACGCCCCAGCGGCGGAGACGAGCTTCTCGCGGTGGCTGGCCGTTGCCCCTTCCAACCCCAGTAAGGCACGTAGGCGAGGCGTGGACATGGTGGATTTGAGACTTCGCATCGTGCAACCCGCTGGCAATTTTACTCCCCTGCGTGGATTTGGCGCTTTGCTGCATGCGTGACGGCCGAGGGCCCGTAATCGCCCTCCATCAACGGCGTTGGTCGGACCGTGTTCTTGCCTGCGTGAGACCCCAGAGAGGCGCCTTAAACAGCTTGAGGGATGCCTGAATTCGGGACGCCTGCGGCGCCCCGCATGACGATAAACGCGTCATCCTCGGATCGGTTAAAACGGATGGCTTGATGGCCGTTCCCGAGCGGCCGTTTCCGCGGGGACGCCGGTAAGGCGTATCGGCGTTACGAAGCTCGAAAAATCCAGATCAGACTCATGGTCCCTTGAGTTTTCCACCCTGCCCCACCGTGCCTTTTGCTTGTTGCGGAGCATACTGGCGCGCCGCGGTGACCAGCTTGTTGTACGCATCGAGGAATGCCGCCGCGACGATCTTGCCCTGGGGCGTGTTGGCATAGGCATTGACACCCGCAAGCAAGCCGCCCAGCACACCGACCCCCACGCCGAGGTCGTAGTTTTTGGCGCTCCCCTGGGCGGCGACGATCTGCGCGCCGCTGGTGTTGTCCACCAGCAGCAGCGTGGTCGAAGCACCCAGCGCTTGCACCTGAGCCGAGGTGTCGATTTGGTTGGACTTGCGGCCGAAGATGCCGCCAAAGCCGCTACTCAACGCAAAACCGGACGGCTCGGCAAAGGTGACCGAGGGCACGAGGGTATAGTCGGCGGCGAGCAACTGGCCCGTTGCCGCCTGCGCATTGCGCGTGATCCCCGCTTCTTTGAGTTGCCGCTCCAGATCCACGTTGCTGTATGCCCGTCCGCGTTCGACGACGATGAAACAGTTGGACTGCTGCACCAGCATGCGGACGATGGGCACATAAGGGTCGCCCGTATCCGCCAGGCCCACGGTGCCCAGGGGCTCGGCACAACGCTCCAGATGTTCCGCCGCCGCAACCGTTTTCTCGCCAGCCACCGCACCTTTCGCGACGGGATCATCTCCCCCCAGAATGGGCGCGGTGGAACAACCGCTCAACCAAGCGGCCATGGCAAAGCAAAGCCACGTCTCTTTGCGCATCATGCCCTCGCTTTAGAACTGATGTACCACCCAGGGCGACATCGCGCCGCCTTGTTGCACCATGAAACGGAACTTCTCTCCGGGGTTGACGGTAATGAACGTCTTGCTCTTGGCCACGGTGATGACCATGCCTGTGTTGGCCGGCGGTTTGCAGTAAAACTTATCGATGTAGGTGGTGGGTCCCCAGCCGCTGGCAACCTGCTTCTGGTAGTAGGCCGTGAGTAGGACGTTGTTGGAGGTGCACTGGATTTGGGCGGTGAGGGTGGGCGTGCCCGGCACCGGGCCGGTGTGTGTGATGGACACAATCTGTGGCGCGGACCAGGCTTGTGCGGCAGCACCGCCGAGCAACATACCGACGAGGGTTGCCAGGGCCCGGCGCTTGAAATGAACTCGATTCATGATGCGATCTCCTCTGTTTCTTGGTCAACCCGCCGCAAGCGGGATAGGAAAACCCCGGGCACTCAAGCGGCGCCCGGGCTAAGCGATTTCAGTCCTTACTGTGGGTTGCGTTCTTTCAATTTTCCCAACTCGTTGCACTTGTACTTGGTATTGTCGAACGGTTTGCCTTCGCAGCAGCAGACGAGGGTCCCTTGGGTCTGCTTGAAAGATTCTTCCTTTCGAGGATCGGGTTCGCCTGGACACGGTGGGTTGTAGCACTCCATCGGCGGGCGCTTGACCGGCTTGTCGCCTCCCCTTTGAGCAGCTTGCGGCGCGGGCGGGATTGTTGGCGAGGGCCCTAGCGGACCGCATTTGGGCGGACAAATCTCGTTGGTCGATTGTTTTTCCTCGCCAGGCTGCTGCACGCCCCGAAACGTAGGAGAATATTTGTTGTGGAAGGGGGTGTGGCGGCCTCCTTCTTCCTTGCTCGTGACGTTGCTTGACTGTGCTCCGGGCACCGTCCACGTGGGCGTGGACGTCATCGGTGGTTTGCCGCCCCCGCTGTTCTCTGCGGCGGATGCCGCGCCGCTGGCAGCCAATACTGCAGCGAGTGCGCTGGCGATGAGGGTGTGTTTGTGCATGGTCTGGGCTCCTTTACACGTGGGGTTGACGGTTAAAAGCCTTGGCGTATCGGCCTTGGCTGCTACTGAGTCGCAGCAGCCGACTAATTTCTTCAATCGCGCGCGGATGGAGGGGGGGATTTCGCCGCTGTCGAGCAATCTGGCGGGCATTCGATCGGCCGCGAGATCCGGGAATGCGGGGTGATCGAACCGGGTTTGGCGATGACCATCCCCCGGCGGATGTCTTTTTTCTCGATGCCGCGGGCTGACGTGGCCGGGCCGCTGTTGCTGGCGTCAGCCGGGGGACCATAAGGGGCGGACGGAGTCGTCACAGCCGCCGCGGTGCGCGCGGCGTCGGCCTTGGTCAGCTTGGCGCCGCTGGCGATGGCATCGCGCTCGGCGCCGTGCGCAGCGGCAAGGGCCAGGACGAGGACAAGGGTCGTGGACAGAAAACGAAATGCAGACATACTCCAGCTCCTCCAGCTCCTATTGAGCGTTACGTAAGTAGTTGACAGGCTGCGTAAGTCAAACGTCATTCCCGCGAAAGCGGGAATCCAGGCTCTTCCTCGCCATGTTCCTGGGTCCCCGCTTTCGCGGGGACGACACAAAGATGTCACCTATTTACGTAATGCTCAATAAGGTTGATTGGTGTCCTTGAGTCGGTTGATCCGCCGGTTTTCTTCAATAGCCCCGTGCGCGGCAGCGCTACGGCGACCAGCGCAGCAGCCCGCAGCCCGTGACCTCATCGCGCCCTGGCGGCGGCAGGTCACGCGCCGCCGCACACAGCGCCCCCGCATCGACGAGCAGGCCGCGCGCGCGGCGCTGGGCGATCCAGGCGGTGACGAAGGGCGCGGCAAACGAGGTGCCGGTGAAGTAATGGCCTTGCCGCACCGGCAACCAGACATCCACGCCTGGCGCGGCGAGCAGGATGTGTTCGCCCCGGCTACCCTGCGCCCACGGACGCGCCTCGGCATCCACGGCGGCCACGGCGATTACGCCGGGAAAGGCGGCGGGATACGGCGGGCTCGCTTTCGGCCCGCCATTGCCCGCCGCCGCGACGATGGCCCGCACCCGGGGCAGGGTGCGATCGAGCGCCCACTTCAGCACGGCGTTGGGCGCGCTTCCCAGGCTCATGTGGATGATTTCCACGCGCTTGGCCAAAAGCCAATCGAGCGCCGAAACGAGCCGGAAGGTGTCGCCCCGCTCGCGACCTTTTTCATCGGGGGCGAGCACCGCAGCCCAGGCGAGATCAGCCTTTGGCGCCAGTCCGGCAAACCCGGTCTCCGGCCGGCAAGCGAGGATGCAAGCCACGGCCTCGCCATGCGCGCTCGCCGGCGCCGCGACAAACGATTCATGGGTCAGCGCGGCCACCTCGAGCGTAAGCTGTTCAGGGAGTGCGCCGTCGATCACACCGATGCGCACCGGGCGGGGAAGCGCGTTGGGGCCGCTCGCCCCCACCAGGGCGGTGGCGTACTGGCGCGCCGACACGCCGGCCTGCGCCGCTTCCTGGGGATAGACAAAGGCATTGCGGTCGAATGCCGCGGCGGGAAAACGCCCCCGCAACCGCTCCAGGGCCTCATCCAGCCGCGCTTCCTCCAGGCCGATGCGGGCGATCTCAAGCCCCAGCGTCGTTAGGGACTGTTGCGCGAGGAGCGTGCCCTGCACCGCCTCCGCGATGGCGGATCCGTCCATCGGTGCGCTGAGTGGCCATGCCGCCAGAATCTCGCCCGGTGCGGACCGTGGCAGCTCTTCACCACCCCGGCCCAATAATGCGGCGACCCCTTTTGCCAGATCGCCCAGGTCGATCTGAATGCCGATACCCATGCCGCCGCGTGGCTCGGGCGCTTTCTGCGGATAGGCCTGGCCAAAAGCGGCAACGCTGTAAAGCAGGCCGACGGCAAAGAGAACGAGCCCGCGCTTCATTCGCCGACACTTTCCACGATGGCTTGGGTAGCCAAGCTGCGCCGGGCAGCAGCCACCCGGCTCGCCGGCACCGCGACACGCCAGACACCTAGGCGACCGGGCCCGCCCACCAC
Above is a window of Thiobacter sp. AK1 DNA encoding:
- a CDS encoding HlyD family secretion protein, giving the protein MRAALVLCLLALTACGRAGPASYQGYAEGEFVRVAAPFAGELAVLAVGRGDTVAAGDLLFQLEQENEAAALRETKQRLAAAEARLANLRKGRRPEEVEALTAQRTQVQAALRLSETRLIREAGLANKGFVAADRLDQLRAARDADRARLNEIEAQLRLARQGARSDEIRAAAAEVAAARAAVAQAQWRLDQKSVRTPVAGRVHDTYYVTGEWVNAGSPVVALLPPANLKVRFFVPEAIVGTLKPGQRVSLHCDGCGKPFPAHISYISPQAEYTPPVIYSKENRSKLVFLVEARPETTDAEKLHPGQPVDVVLQ
- a CDS encoding L,D-transpeptidase — protein: MKIRIHLATQTLELLDDTERLVARYAVSTAANGPGEREGSFRTPRGQHIIRAKIGAGQPENTVFVRRRPTGEIYTPALAAQYPGRDWILTRILWLSGCEPGFNRLGAVDTMRRYIYIHGSPDEVPMGVPGSRGCIRMRNRDIIELFDRVEPGTPVEIIA
- the tadA gene encoding tRNA adenosine(34) deaminase TadA gives rise to the protein MEKAGGGPIEAQDEIFMREALDEARRAWEADEVPVGAIVVRDGVIIGRGYNCPISTHDPTAHAEIVALRDAARRLGNYRLTGCQLYVTLEPCAMCAGAILHARIARVIYGARDPKTGAHGSVVDLFDERRLNHHTAVTEGVLAVACGEMLSRFFAERRKKSIVDEN
- a CDS encoding HPP family protein, which encodes MSTPRLRALLGLEGATASHREKLVSAAGAFFGILGVVLISHALLGGASAVFLVASMGASAVLLFAVPHGPLSQPWPLIGGHLVSALVGVTCARHVGSPWLAMALAAGLAVGAMYYLRCIHPPGGATALTAVLGGPAVHALGYQYVLTPVLLNVVLIFLIAVAFNYPFPWRRYPAALARRPAPVGEAAYRPIEHEDFVYALSQLDSFVDVSEEDLLRIYAIATGRAERRHLAPADIHVGRAYSNGQQGDAWEIREVVDASHTGDPARDQVIYKVVAGGRARTSGVMTRSEFAHWAKYEVVRHGKGWRRAD
- a CDS encoding CsgG/HfaB family protein; amino-acid sequence: MMRKETWLCFAMAAWLSGCSTAPILGGDDPVAKGAVAGEKTVAAAEHLERCAEPLGTVGLADTGDPYVPIVRMLVQQSNCFIVVERGRAYSNVDLERQLKEAGITRNAQAATGQLLAADYTLVPSVTFAEPSGFALSSGFGGIFGRKSNQIDTSAQVQALGASTTLLLVDNTSGAQIVAAQGSAKNYDLGVGVGVLGGLLAGVNAYANTPQGKIVAAAFLDAYNKLVTAARQYAPQQAKGTVGQGGKLKGP
- a CDS encoding S8 family serine peptidase, with protein sequence MKRGLVLFAVGLLYSVAAFGQAYPQKAPEPRGGMGIGIQIDLGDLAKGVAALLGRGGEELPRSAPGEILAAWPLSAPMDGSAIAEAVQGTLLAQQSLTTLGLEIARIGLEEARLDEALERLRGRFPAAAFDRNAFVYPQEAAQAGVSARQYATALVGASGPNALPRPVRIGVIDGALPEQLTLEVAALTHESFVAAPASAHGEAVACILACRPETGFAGLAPKADLAWAAVLAPDEKGRERGDTFRLVSALDWLLAKRVEIIHMSLGSAPNAVLKWALDRTLPRVRAIVAAAGNGGPKASPPYPAAFPGVIAVAAVDAEARPWAQGSRGEHILLAAPGVDVWLPVRQGHYFTGTSFAAPFVTAWIAQRRARGLLVDAGALCAAARDLPPPGRDEVTGCGLLRWSP